One Acipenser ruthenus unplaced genomic scaffold, fAciRut3.2 maternal haplotype, whole genome shotgun sequence genomic region harbors:
- the LOC131727503 gene encoding calcium-binding protein 2-like isoform X3: MGNCTKSSMKNKLQKGSVEGGGVLTAAMGGVASRMERAEPGEGEELGEESEREFAEPLCTLVQNCTMLHGLAGPACIFLRHGFGQAQLDRELRPEEIEVEFCVSELKEAFREFDKNRKGFVSCKDLGECMRTMGYMPTEMELIELSQQISGGKVDFDDFVELMGPKMLAETADMIGVKELRDAFRQFDSNKDGQISTAELREAMKKLMGQQLNPREIDEIVKDVDLNGDGLVDFEEFVRMMSR; the protein is encoded by the exons GGCTCGGTCGAGGGAGGAGGGGTCCTGACTGCTGCGATGGGGGGTGTGGCCTCTCGCATGGAGAGGGCGGAACCCGGCGAGGGGGAGGAGTTGGGGGAGGAGTCAGAGCGGGAGTTCGCTGAGCCGCTGTGTACGCTGGTTCAGAACTGCACCATGCTGCACGGACTCGCGGGTCCAGCCTGCATCTTCCTGCGGCATGGCTTCGGTCAGGCACAGCTC GACAGGGAGCTGCGACCTGAGGAAATCGAAG TTGAGTTTTGTGTTTCAGAACTGAAGGAGGCGTTCAGGGAGTTTGATAAGAACCGCAAGGGCTTCGTCAGCTGCAAGGACCTGGGGGAGTGCATGAGGACCATGGGATACATGCCCACTGAGATGGAGCTGATCGAACTGAGCCAGCAgatca GTGGCGGGAAGGTGGATTTCGATGACTTTGTGGAGCTGATGGGCCCCAAGATGCTGGCAGAGACTGCGGACATGATCGGGGTGAAGGAGCTGAGGGACGCCTTCAGACAG ttTGACTCTAACAAGGACGGTCAGATCAGCACAGCGGAGCTCAGAGAAGCCATGAAGAAGCTGATGGGGCAGCAACTGAACCCCCGAGAGATCGACGAGATCGTGAAGGACGTGGATCTGAACGGAGACGGGCTGGTCGACTTcgagg aGTTTGTGCGCATGATGTCTCGCTGA
- the LOC131727503 gene encoding calcium-binding protein 2-like isoform X5 codes for MGNCTKSSMKNKLQKDRELRPEEIEELKEAFREFDKNRKGFVSCKDLGECMRTMGYMPTEMELIELSQQISGGKVDFDDFVELMGPKMLAETADMIGVKELRDAFRQFDSNKDGQISTAELREAMKKLMGQQLNPREIDEIVKDVDLNGDGLVDFEEFVRMMSR; via the exons GACAGGGAGCTGCGACCTGAGGAAATCGAAG AACTGAAGGAGGCGTTCAGGGAGTTTGATAAGAACCGCAAGGGCTTCGTCAGCTGCAAGGACCTGGGGGAGTGCATGAGGACCATGGGATACATGCCCACTGAGATGGAGCTGATCGAACTGAGCCAGCAgatca GTGGCGGGAAGGTGGATTTCGATGACTTTGTGGAGCTGATGGGCCCCAAGATGCTGGCAGAGACTGCGGACATGATCGGGGTGAAGGAGCTGAGGGACGCCTTCAGACAG ttTGACTCTAACAAGGACGGTCAGATCAGCACAGCGGAGCTCAGAGAAGCCATGAAGAAGCTGATGGGGCAGCAACTGAACCCCCGAGAGATCGACGAGATCGTGAAGGACGTGGATCTGAACGGAGACGGGCTGGTCGACTTcgagg aGTTTGTGCGCATGATGTCTCGCTGA
- the LOC131727503 gene encoding calcium-binding protein 2-like isoform X4, which produces MGNCTKSSMKNKLQKGSVEGGGVLTAAMGGVASRMERAEPGEGEELGEESEREFAEPLCTLVQNCTMLHGLAGPACIFLRHGFGQAQLDRELRPEEIEELKEAFREFDKNRKGFVSCKDLGECMRTMGYMPTEMELIELSQQISGGKVDFDDFVELMGPKMLAETADMIGVKELRDAFRQFDSNKDGQISTAELREAMKKLMGQQLNPREIDEIVKDVDLNGDGLVDFEEFVRMMSR; this is translated from the exons GGCTCGGTCGAGGGAGGAGGGGTCCTGACTGCTGCGATGGGGGGTGTGGCCTCTCGCATGGAGAGGGCGGAACCCGGCGAGGGGGAGGAGTTGGGGGAGGAGTCAGAGCGGGAGTTCGCTGAGCCGCTGTGTACGCTGGTTCAGAACTGCACCATGCTGCACGGACTCGCGGGTCCAGCCTGCATCTTCCTGCGGCATGGCTTCGGTCAGGCACAGCTC GACAGGGAGCTGCGACCTGAGGAAATCGAAG AACTGAAGGAGGCGTTCAGGGAGTTTGATAAGAACCGCAAGGGCTTCGTCAGCTGCAAGGACCTGGGGGAGTGCATGAGGACCATGGGATACATGCCCACTGAGATGGAGCTGATCGAACTGAGCCAGCAgatca GTGGCGGGAAGGTGGATTTCGATGACTTTGTGGAGCTGATGGGCCCCAAGATGCTGGCAGAGACTGCGGACATGATCGGGGTGAAGGAGCTGAGGGACGCCTTCAGACAG ttTGACTCTAACAAGGACGGTCAGATCAGCACAGCGGAGCTCAGAGAAGCCATGAAGAAGCTGATGGGGCAGCAACTGAACCCCCGAGAGATCGACGAGATCGTGAAGGACGTGGATCTGAACGGAGACGGGCTGGTCGACTTcgagg aGTTTGTGCGCATGATGTCTCGCTGA